TCCGTGGCCACACGGATGCGCAAGGCGGGCTTTCAGGTCACTGCCGGTTTTCCTCCACGGAAAACTGCGGGAAGGTTTGGAGGCGCTCGATGCCGTGAAAGTCAGGAGACCTGCCAGTCATGCATTTGCACCAATAACGGACTACGGGTTTATAGTCTCAGGCAAAGATTCATGTGAAAATCGTGCTTCACCCATTTGTCGTCTCGACACCTGCTCATCAGGCCGCCAACCGCGGTAAGTCTTGAGCCTTGCTTCCGGTTGCGCTTCAGCCAGTTCGGGGCGTAGTTTTGCTTTGGGTTGGCCGTTGCGGTTTTTCGTTGCTTCTTTTGTATGGTTCACCTTGCCTGAACAGAATCCTGTAGATCAGTTGATCGGTTTTTTTCACTGATAACAGGTACATGGATGGCCAGAATTCTCTTCTCTCTCGTCGGCACTTCCGCCAATGTTGTACGGAGCGCAGTGCTCACTTCTTTATTTCATCCGTTCAATTCAGATCGGCTTCGACCGGTCACGCCTTTTTCTGCATCAGCCCGCCGCGTTTTTCGGCAAGGGCGGAATCAAGGGTTGCGCTGACCATTTCAGTTTCTCCGTCAGGGCCTCCTGCCATGGTGTGGTGGTGGTGGGAGGGCTGACGCAATTATCAAATCTGGATTTTCCATGAACGACAAGAATCAAAGAAGAAAACGTCGCCTGACTGTTCCCCGTGCAGAGATCGCCTGGTATCCGGTGATCGATGCCGAGCTGTGTAACAGTTGTCTGTCATGCTACAACTATTGCCCGAAGGATGTTTTCGCTTCGGCAAAAGCGGAGGAGGGGCTGCGGCGGCGACCGAAAATGGAGGTGGCCAACCCTTACCGGTGCATCGTGCTCTGTTCGGCTTGTGAGCAGGAGTGTGCAGCGGGCGCGATCTCGTTTCCCTCGCCTGAGGAGTTCGAGCAGTTTGTTGAATATCTCGACTGAACGGTGATGGCTCGATTCTACATAAGCATCAGACGTTTTGGCGCACTGCCGGTTCTTGGCGTCATTTTGTTGCAGGCGGCATTGCTCGCGGGATGCGGTACGCCTTCTGGCGGAAAACAGCATTCGACGAGCGTGGCGTCCGCTCCGGATTCTCTCAAGAGCTCTATCGGGTATTCGCGGCGCTTCAGGCTTTTTCGCCGGGGTGAGGTTACGGTGCTGGAGGTCATGGCCGGTCAAAAAGCTTACCCTGATACGCTTCGGTACCTTCTGGTTCCGGAGGGCAGGCCTCAACCTTCGGGTTTTGTTGGTTACACAGTCATTCGCACGCCGGTCAAGCGGATTGCCGTATTTTCCACCACGCATATCGGTTTTCTCGATATGCTCGGCAGGAGTGACGGC
The nucleotide sequence above comes from Chlorobaculum tepidum TLS. Encoded proteins:
- a CDS encoding 4Fe-4S dicluster domain-containing protein; amino-acid sequence: MNDKNQRRKRRLTVPRAEIAWYPVIDAELCNSCLSCYNYCPKDVFASAKAEEGLRRRPKMEVANPYRCIVLCSACEQECAAGAISFPSPEEFEQFVEYLD